The genomic interval GAATTTATAAAAAATTAGGTTTTCAGAAAGCAAGATTTGTTGTTGCAAAAAAAGTTTTTTCTATTATAGTTTATATAACAGCAATAGTTGTTATATCATTTATTTGGGGTGTAAATAAAAACGAATTACTATTATTTATTTCTTCTTTTTTAACAGTTTTAGGGATTGCACTTTTTGCGCAATGGTCAATTTTATCGAATATTACAGCAGGATTAATCTTATTTATTAGTTATCCAGTAAAAATTGGAGATGTAGTAACCATCATGGAAAAAGACAATAGTATTACTGGAGAAATAAAGGATATTGGTGCTTTTTTTATCACGTTAAAAACTGACACTGAAGAGTTAATTACGATACCCAATTCTGTAATTCTTCAAAAAACAATAAAATACAAATCTTAGTTTACTTTTTCTCTAACGCTTCTATTTCACCACTTTCAGAAAGTATCATTGCTATTGAGCGTGTTTTTTCTATTTGAGAGAAAATAATCATCAGTATCACCGTAATTGGAACTGATAAAATCATTCCAGTAACTCCCCAAATTGCTCCCCAAATAGTTAAAGATAAAATAGTGACTAAAGGACTTAAATTCAATGATTTTCCAAAAACTCTAGGCTCAATAATATTACCTACTATCACTTGAACTAAACCAACAGCTAATAAAACAATGATGAATGGTGAAAACTCTCCAAACTGAATTAAGCTGAAAATCGCCGGAAATAATGTTGCAATTAACGATCCAATAGTTGGAATATAATTTAATAGAAAAATTAAAAAAGCCCAAAAAGGTGCAGAATCTACACCTACAATTATTAACGCTATATAACTTAATATTCCAGTTAATAAACTCATATAAGTTTTCAATCTTAAATAATTAGATATGGAATTTTCTATTTTATCTAACATCCCTTTTACATTGTTATACTGGTTATCTTTTATAAAAATCTTTCTTAATTTTTTAATAAAACTTCCTTCTTCTAAAATGATAAAAAGAGCATAAATTATAATCATAAAAGTATCACCCAAAATACCGCTAATACCGTTTGCAATACTCCCTAAAAAAGATCCATAATTAAAATCTCCAATAACTGACTTTACAGATTTAATAATATCTACATGAAAATAAGCACCTAAATTATTAATAATCTTTTCAATATTGGGTTCATACCTGCTATACGACTCTGTAAGGTCGGTTATGCTAGAAGTAATAATTCCAGAAATAAAACCGAAGGCTAAAATAATTAATGTAAAAACAAAAACATTACTTAACCATTTAGGAATAAACCGTTTAGAGAAAGGAATTTTATAAATTGTTTTTCTAATTTCTCTTGTTAAAAACCAAAAAATAAGTGCAAAAATAAACGGAATTAGAATCCCTTTTCCCACAATTAAAGCCGTAATAATTGCAATAGTTACAATAATAAAGTTTGTGATATTTTTCATTTTTTAAAGATAAGAAAAGCTATCGTTTTAATATCCAATCAGATGGATTTAAACGTTTTGTGTTTTTATACAACACAAAAATAAGTTTGGTTTTACCAGTAACTTTATTAGTAAAAACATCGCCAATAGTTTGTCCTGTAATTACTTTATCACCTTTTTTTACATAGGTTTTTTCTAAATTATTATAAGCAGTAATATAATTACCATGTTGTATTAAAACATTTTTATGACCATCAGCTGTCAATAAAATTTCAAAAACTTTTCCATTAAAAATGCTTTCTGCTTTTGCTGCTTTTTTAGTTGCTATGTGTAAACCTGTACTATTTATTGTAATTCCTCCAATTGTTGGATGCGCTTGTATACCAAATTTTCTAGTAATTAAACCCTCTTCAACTGGCCAAGGCAATCTTCCTTTATTTTGCTCAAATTTTCCTGCTAATGCTTTTGCTTCTGGTGTTAAATTAAATCCTTTAGATTTTTTTACCCCAGCTTTTCTTTTCTTATTAGAAAGCGCAATAGCATCTCTAATTAGTTTATC from Lutibacter sp. Hel_I_33_5 carries:
- a CDS encoding AI-2E family transporter; the protein is MKNITNFIIVTIAIITALIVGKGILIPFIFALIFWFLTREIRKTIYKIPFSKRFIPKWLSNVFVFTLIILAFGFISGIITSSITDLTESYSRYEPNIEKIINNLGAYFHVDIIKSVKSVIGDFNYGSFLGSIANGISGILGDTFMIIIYALFIILEEGSFIKKLRKIFIKDNQYNNVKGMLDKIENSISNYLRLKTYMSLLTGILSYIALIIVGVDSAPFWAFLIFLLNYIPTIGSLIATLFPAIFSLIQFGEFSPFIIVLLAVGLVQVIVGNIIEPRVFGKSLNLSPLVTILSLTIWGAIWGVTGMILSVPITVILMIIFSQIEKTRSIAMILSESGEIEALEKK
- a CDS encoding mechanosensitive ion channel family protein, whose protein sequence is MDFDLNNYKIIQTLIVILSTVLVRFIILFSLKRIYKKLGFQKARFVVAKKVFSIIVYITAIVVISFIWGVNKNELLLFISSFLTVLGIALFAQWSILSNITAGLILFISYPVKIGDVVTIMEKDNSITGEIKDIGAFFITLKTDTEELITIPNSVILQKTIKYKS